A genomic region of Zea mays cultivar B73 chromosome 6, Zm-B73-REFERENCE-NAM-5.0, whole genome shotgun sequence contains the following coding sequences:
- the LOC103629480 gene encoding AP-1 complex subunit mu-2-like, which yields MTYRLSTQVKPLIWVEAQIEKHSRSRIELMVKARSQFKERSTATNVEIEVHVPSDATNPNIRTSMGSAAYAPERDAMVWKIKSFPGGKEYMCRAEFSLPSITAEEGAPEKKAPIQVKFEIPYFTVSGIQVIGLLFADTCQWF from the exons ATGACATACAGGCTTAGCACTCAG GTAAAACCTCTTATCTGGGTCGAAGCACAGATTGAGAAACATTCTAGAAGCCGTATAGAACTCATGGTGAAGGCAAGGAGTCAGTTTAAGGAAAGAAG CACAGCAACGAATGTTGAAATTGAAGTGCATGTTCCTTCAGATGCCACAAACCCAAATATAAGAACTTCAATGGGGTCTGCTGCATATGCTCCTGAGAGAGATGCAATGGTTTGGAAAATAAAATCATTCCCTGGTGGCAAG GAATACATGTGCAGAGCAGAATTTAGTCTTCCTAGCATAACAGCGGAAGAAGGGGCCCCAGAAAAGAAGGCGCCGATACAGGTGAAATTTGAGATACCATATTTCACCGTATCAGGTATTCAGGTAATAGGTTTGCTGTTTGCCGATACTTGTCAATGGTTCTAG